In Zingiber officinale cultivar Zhangliang chromosome 6A, Zo_v1.1, whole genome shotgun sequence, a single genomic region encodes these proteins:
- the LOC121998727 gene encoding pre-mRNA-splicing factor ATP-dependent RNA helicase DEAH10-like: protein MPSFPQVSSPQDKQHLLANEDHRHQHLLARRQSILLHRKSLPIASVERRLVEEVRKNDTLIIVGETGSGKTTQLPQFLYNGGFCCDGKTIGISQPRRVAAVTVAKRVAEECSVKLGQMVGYSIRFEDVTSSSTRIKYMTDGLLLREAQLDPFLSRYSVIIIDEAHERTVHTDVLLGLMKKVQLARSHATNKENNLSKEAADGLAKSGNFSLMPCQNAKLTSLKLIIMSASLDARCFSEYFCGAKAVHIHGRQYPVEILYTYQPEPDYLDATLITIFQIHLEETAGDILAFLTGQDEIESVERLINERIKQLPDSSQNLLVVPIYASLPSEQQMNAFKPAPSGFRKVILATNIAETSVTIPGIKYVIDAGLVKARSYNPVTGMESLIIIPTSKAQALQRSGRAGREGPGKCFRLYPESEFGKLADATVPEIKRCNLSNVVLQLKALGIDDIIGFDFMEKPSRMTIVKSLEQLFLLGALTDDYKLSSPVGHQMAKLPLDPMYSKALILAAEFKCLEEMLIVVAMLSVESIFYFPREKLEEARAARKSFSSPEGDHITMLNVYRTSADSLEKNKIANVKEKTLEKKLNKWCRENFINYRSLRHARDIHSQIEGHIQQMGFPASSCGNDTLQFRRCLTASFFLNAAMKQPDGSYRALASGQTVQVHPSSMLFRTKADCIIYNELVRTNQNYIRNVTRVDPLWLPELAPQYFAANG from the exons ATGCCATCTTTTCCCCAAGTTTCTTCACCTCAGGATAAGCAGCACCTGCTCGCCAACGAGGATCATAGGCACCAGCATCTTCTAGCCAG GAGGCAGTCAATTCTACTGCATAGGAAGTCATTGCCTATAGCCTCAG TTGAGCGCCGGCTTGTGGAAGAAGTTAGAAAAAATGATACTTTGATAATCGTTGGGGAAACAGGAAGCGGGAAGACTACTC agctaccacaatttttgtacaatggtGGATTTTGTTGCGATGGGAAAACCATTGGCATTAGTCAACCTCGACGAGTTGCTGCTGTTACAGTTGCAAAACGAGTAGCTGAAGAATGTAGTGTCAAGCTAGGTCAAATGGTTGGTTATTCTATTAGATTTGAGGATGTCACATCCAGCTCCACAAGGATTAAGTACATGACCGATGGTTTGCTTCTTAG GGAAGCACAGCTGGATCCCTTTCTGTCTAGATATAGTGTCATCATCATTGATGAAGCTCATGAAAGAACAGTGCACACAGACGTGCTGCTTGGGTTGATGAAGAAAGTGCAACTTGCACGGTCTCATGCTACTAATAAGGAGAACAACTTGAGCAAGGAAGCTGCTGATGGCCTAGCAAAGTCCGGCAACTTCTCCCTTATGCCATGTCAAAATGCAAAACTTACTTCCTTGAAGTTGATAATTATGTCTGCCAGTTTGGATGCACGGTGCTTCTCTGAGTACTTCTGTGGTGCGAAAGCTGTTCACATTCATGGGCGCCAATACCCTGTagaaatactttatacttatcaACCTGAGCCAGATTACCTCGATGCTACCCTAATTACCATTTTTCAG ATACATTTGGAGGAGACTGCTGGAGATATTCTTGCATTTTTAACTGGGCAAGATGAAATTGAATCGGTTGAAAGGCTCATCAATGAACGCATCAAGCAACTGCCTGATAGCAGTCAAAATCTTCTGGTTGTCCCTATTTATGCATCACTCCCCTCAGAGCAACAAATGAATGCCTTTAAGCCTGCTCCTTCTGGTTTTCGAAAG GTTATTCTAGCGACAAATATTGCAGAAACTTCTGTAACTATTCCTGGTATTAAGTATGTTATAGATGCTGGGTTGGTCAAAGCTCGTTCTTACAATCCAGTGACTGGTATGGAGTCATTGATTATCATTCCTACCTCAAAAGCACAGGCTCTACAAAGAAG TGGTCGTGCCGGACGAGAAGGGCCTGGAAAGTGCTTTCGATTGTACCCTGAGAGTGAGTTTGGTAAACTTGCAGATGCTACTGTTCCTGAGATCAAAAGATGCAACCTCTCCAATGTTGTTTTGCAGCTAAAAGCCCTTGGTATTGATGATATCATTGGGTTTGATTTCATGGAAAAACCTTCTAG GATGACTATAGTGAAATCTTTGGAACAGCTGTTCCTACTTGGGGCTTTGACTGACGACTACAAGCTCTCAAGTCCAGTCGGACATCAGATGGCAAAGCTGCCCTTGGATCCTATGTATTCAAAGGCACTTATCTTGGCTGCCGAGTTTAAATGCCTGGAAGAAATGTTAATAGTTGTCGCTATGCTGTCAGTGGAGTCCATATTTTACTTTCCACGAGAAAAATTGGAAGAG GCAAGAGCTGCCAGAAAGAGTTTTTCAAGCCCTGAAGGAGACCACATAACTATGTTGAATGTGTACCGCACATCTGCGGACAGCTTGGAGAAGAACAAAATTGCAAATGTCAAAGAGAAAACATTGGAGAAAAAGTTAAATAAATGGTGCAGGGAGAATTTCATCAATTATCGTTCTCTTCGACACGCACGGGACATTCACAG TCAAATTGAAGGTCATATCCAGCAGATGGGTTTTCCTGCATCATCATGCGGCAACGATACACTTCAGTTCCGCAGATGCCTTACTGCTTCGTTCTTCCTTAATGCCGCGATGAAGCAACCAGACGGATCATATAG AGCTTTAGCTAGTGGTCAGACCGTGCAGGTGCATCCTTCTTCAATGTTGTTCCGCACAAAGGCGGATTGTATCATCTACAACGAACTAGTCCGAACGAATCAAAATTACATTCGTAATGTGACTCGAGTGGACCCATTGTGGTTGCCGGAGCTAGCTCCACAGTACTTTGCCGCCAACGGCTAG